A window of the Streptomyces sp. Ag109_O5-10 genome harbors these coding sequences:
- the thpR gene encoding RNA 2',3'-cyclic phosphodiesterase, with amino-acid sequence MRLFAAVLPPDDVAAELAERVAGLKKLPGAGALRWTGRPGWHYTLAFYGEVDDDVVPDLADRLARAAHRTPPFALAVAGGGQFGHGRALWAGADGDLDTLRLLADRAEAAARRAGLPMGEHRRYKAHLTVARSRDAVQVRPYVALLAEFASRTWTVGELALVRSSLPTSGVPGEQPRYEVVGRWELGAAG; translated from the coding sequence ATGAGACTCTTCGCCGCCGTGCTGCCCCCGGACGACGTGGCCGCCGAACTCGCCGAGCGGGTGGCCGGGTTGAAGAAGCTGCCCGGCGCGGGAGCGCTGCGCTGGACCGGCCGCCCCGGCTGGCACTACACCCTCGCGTTCTACGGCGAGGTCGACGACGACGTCGTACCGGATCTCGCGGACCGCCTCGCCCGCGCCGCCCACCGCACCCCGCCCTTCGCGCTGGCCGTCGCGGGCGGCGGGCAGTTCGGGCACGGCAGGGCGCTGTGGGCGGGGGCCGACGGCGACCTGGACACCCTCCGCCTGCTGGCCGACCGCGCGGAGGCGGCGGCCCGGAGAGCGGGCCTGCCGATGGGGGAGCACCGCCGCTACAAGGCCCACCTGACGGTGGCCCGCAGCCGGGACGCGGTGCAGGTACGGCCGTACGTCGCGCTGCTCGCCGAGTTCGCGAGCCGGACCTGGACGGTCGGGGAGCTGGCGCTGGTGCGGAGCAGTCTGCCGACCTCGGGGGTGCCGGGGGAGCAGCCGCGGTACGAGGTGGTCGGCCGCTGGGAGCTGGGGGCGGCCGGTTAG
- the serC gene encoding phosphoserine transaminase: protein MADIQIPADIKPADGRFGAGPSKVRVEALDALAATGTSLLGTSHRQAPVKNLVGRVREGISALFSLPDGYEVVLGNGGSTAFWDVATHGLIDAKSQHLNFGEFSSKFAKAAKLAPWLAEPTVIASDPGTHPEPRAEAGVDVYAFTHNETSTGVAMPIRRVAGADEGALVLVDATSGAGGLPVDVAETDVYYFAPQKSFASDGGLWIGVFSPAAIERAERVHASGRHVPEFFSLPTAIDNSRKNQTYNTPALATLFLLDQQLQWLNGQGGLAWATARTKDSSTRLYTWAEESKYATPFVADPAQRSQVIGTIDFADEIDAAAVAKVLRANGVVDTEPYRKLGRNQLRVAMFPAIDPADVEALTKCVDYVIEKL from the coding sequence GTGGCTGACATCCAGATTCCTGCTGACATCAAGCCCGCGGACGGTCGGTTCGGCGCGGGTCCCTCCAAGGTGCGGGTGGAGGCGCTGGACGCGCTGGCCGCCACCGGTACGTCCCTCCTCGGTACCTCCCACCGCCAGGCCCCGGTCAAGAACCTGGTCGGCCGGGTCCGCGAGGGCATCAGCGCCCTGTTCTCCCTCCCGGACGGCTACGAGGTCGTCCTCGGCAACGGCGGCTCCACCGCCTTCTGGGACGTCGCCACCCACGGTCTGATCGACGCCAAGTCGCAGCACCTCAACTTCGGTGAGTTCTCCTCCAAGTTCGCCAAGGCCGCCAAGCTCGCCCCCTGGCTGGCCGAGCCCACCGTCATCGCCTCCGACCCGGGCACCCACCCGGAGCCGCGGGCCGAGGCCGGCGTCGACGTGTACGCCTTCACCCACAACGAGACCTCGACCGGCGTCGCCATGCCGATCAGGCGGGTCGCGGGCGCCGACGAAGGCGCGCTGGTCCTCGTGGACGCCACCTCGGGCGCCGGCGGCCTCCCGGTCGACGTCGCCGAGACCGACGTCTACTACTTCGCCCCGCAGAAGTCCTTCGCCTCCGACGGCGGTCTGTGGATCGGCGTCTTCTCCCCGGCCGCGATCGAGCGCGCCGAGCGCGTCCACGCGTCCGGCCGCCACGTCCCGGAGTTCTTCAGCCTCCCCACGGCGATCGACAACTCCCGCAAGAACCAGACGTACAACACCCCGGCCCTCGCCACCCTGTTCCTGCTCGACCAGCAGCTGCAGTGGCTCAACGGCCAGGGCGGCCTCGCCTGGGCGACGGCCCGCACGAAGGACTCCTCGACCCGCCTGTACACCTGGGCGGAGGAGTCCAAGTACGCCACCCCGTTCGTCGCCGACCCGGCCCAGCGCTCGCAGGTCATCGGCACCATCGACTTCGCCGACGAGATCGACGCGGCCGCCGTCGCCAAGGTGCTGCGCGCCAACGGCGTCGTCGACACCGAGCCCTACCGCAAGCTCGGCCGCAACCAGCTGCGCGTCGCGATGTTCCCGGCGATCGACCCGGCGGACGTCGAGGCGCTGACGAAGTGCGTCGACTACGTCATCGAGAAGCTGTAG
- a CDS encoding aldo/keto reductase codes for MKYTQLGRTGLKVSRLVLGTMNFGPQTDEADSHAIMDAALDAGINFFDTANVYGWGENKGRTEEIIGNWFAKSPVHRDKVVLATKVYGNMAADGDAWPNHDKLSALNIRRAVDASLKRLQTDYIDLYQFHHVDRRTPFEEIWQAIDTLVTQGKILYVGSSNFPGYKIAQANEIAARRGGTIGLVSEQCLYNLAERRAEMEVIPAAQEYGLGVIPWSPLQGGLLGGVLKKEVEGGRRASGRAADSLANTTIRAQIQAYEDLLDKHGVEPGEAALAWLLTRPGVTGPIVGPRTAEQLESALRAVELELSADLLEGLDEIFPGPGPSPEAFAW; via the coding sequence ATGAAGTACACGCAGCTCGGACGTACCGGACTCAAGGTCAGCCGACTCGTCCTCGGCACCATGAACTTCGGCCCCCAGACCGACGAGGCCGACAGCCACGCGATCATGGACGCGGCCCTCGACGCCGGCATCAACTTCTTCGACACCGCCAACGTGTACGGGTGGGGTGAGAACAAGGGGCGGACCGAGGAGATCATCGGCAACTGGTTCGCCAAGAGCCCCGTCCACCGCGACAAGGTCGTGCTCGCCACCAAGGTGTACGGCAACATGGCCGCCGACGGGGACGCCTGGCCCAACCACGACAAGCTCTCCGCGCTGAACATCCGGCGCGCGGTGGACGCCAGCCTCAAGCGGCTGCAGACCGACTACATCGACCTCTACCAGTTCCACCACGTCGACCGCCGGACCCCCTTCGAGGAGATCTGGCAGGCGATCGACACCCTCGTCACGCAGGGGAAGATCCTCTACGTCGGCTCCTCCAACTTCCCCGGCTACAAGATCGCCCAGGCCAACGAGATCGCCGCCCGGCGCGGCGGGACCATCGGCCTGGTCAGCGAGCAGTGCCTGTACAACCTCGCCGAGCGCCGCGCCGAGATGGAGGTCATCCCGGCCGCGCAGGAGTACGGCCTCGGGGTCATCCCCTGGTCGCCGCTGCAGGGCGGCCTGCTCGGCGGTGTGCTCAAGAAGGAGGTCGAGGGCGGGCGCCGGGCCAGTGGCCGCGCCGCGGACTCCCTCGCCAACACCACCATCCGCGCCCAGATCCAGGCCTACGAGGACCTGCTGGACAAGCACGGCGTGGAGCCGGGCGAGGCCGCCCTGGCCTGGCTGCTCACGCGTCCGGGTGTCACCGGCCCGATCGTCGGCCCCCGGACCGCGGAGCAGCTGGAGTCGGCCCTGCGGGCCGTGGAACTCGAGCTGAGCGCGGACCTGTTGGAAGGCCTGGACGAGATCTTCCCGGGCCCGGGCCCCTCCCCGGAGGCCTTCGCCTGGTAG
- a CDS encoding GDSL-type esterase/lipase family protein, giving the protein MLRFMPVGDSMTIGSAGEHTWRYRMWQHLCATYGGPFTLVGPRETLYDKQADAPTSYAYADPGFPRGHLAGWGEGWLHMAPLIGEAVRSCRADVLLVSLGLIDLGFYTNAEQTAANARTFVANAREANARIHMVLLPVIPNIRATTDEPFAEQVTLFNELLAKTAADLDEPRSPVLMAAPPEPYDIHTDTYDGTHPNANGEHRIAGAFAEAMWQDWDLGGEYAAGSS; this is encoded by the coding sequence ATGCTCAGGTTCATGCCCGTCGGGGACTCGATGACGATCGGCAGCGCGGGCGAGCACACATGGCGGTACCGCATGTGGCAGCACCTGTGCGCGACGTACGGCGGCCCGTTCACGCTGGTCGGCCCCCGCGAGACGCTGTACGACAAGCAGGCCGACGCGCCCACCTCGTACGCCTACGCCGACCCCGGCTTCCCCCGCGGCCACCTGGCCGGCTGGGGCGAGGGCTGGCTGCACATGGCGCCGCTGATCGGGGAGGCGGTGCGCTCCTGCCGCGCCGACGTCCTGCTCGTCTCCCTCGGCCTGATCGACCTGGGCTTCTACACGAACGCCGAGCAGACGGCGGCGAACGCGCGGACCTTCGTCGCGAACGCGCGGGAGGCCAACGCGCGCATCCACATGGTGCTCCTGCCGGTGATCCCGAACATCCGCGCGACGACGGACGAGCCGTTCGCGGAACAGGTGACCCTCTTCAACGAACTCCTGGCGAAGACGGCGGCCGACCTGGACGAACCCCGCTCCCCGGTCCTCATGGCCGCACCTCCGGAGCCGTACGACATCCACACGGACACCTACGACGGCACCCACCCCAACGCGAACGGCGAGCACCGGATCGCGGGGGCCTTCGCGGAGGCGATGTGGCAGGACTGGGACCTGGGCGGGGAGTACGCGGCCGGAAGCAGTTGA
- a CDS encoding GNAT family N-acetyltransferase has translation MRITITEAGPDDIPVILGMLDSCVEWLVGLGRTEQWGTTPLSANEKTAESVARYMAEGVTYLAEADGVPAATLTLTDAPGAYLAHLPPPGEPERYIHWLASDRRFKGHGIGSALLAHAAEETRRAGVALLRVDCYAGADGKLVRYYESNGFTRTDTYTAMRDWPGQVLARRL, from the coding sequence ATGCGGATCACCATCACAGAAGCCGGACCCGACGACATACCCGTGATCCTCGGCATGCTCGACAGCTGCGTGGAGTGGCTGGTGGGGCTGGGGCGGACCGAGCAGTGGGGGACGACGCCGCTGTCGGCGAACGAGAAGACCGCCGAGTCGGTCGCCCGGTACATGGCCGAGGGCGTGACGTACCTCGCCGAGGCGGACGGGGTGCCCGCCGCCACGCTCACCCTGACCGACGCGCCCGGCGCCTACCTGGCCCATCTGCCGCCGCCCGGTGAGCCCGAGCGGTACATCCACTGGCTCGCCTCCGACCGCCGCTTCAAGGGCCACGGCATCGGCAGCGCCCTGCTGGCGCACGCGGCCGAGGAGACCCGGCGGGCGGGGGTCGCGCTGCTGCGGGTGGACTGCTACGCGGGCGCCGACGGGAAGCTCGTCCGCTACTACGAGAGCAACGGCTTCACCCGCACCGACACCTATACGGCGATGCGCGACTGGCCGGGACAGGTGCTGGCCCGGAGGCTGTAG
- a CDS encoding isochorismatase family cysteine hydrolase, producing the protein MGYDASTTAILLVDPYNDFLSEGGKIWPRVKAVAEEVHLLDHLREVVAAARARDMKIVFVPHHRWEPGDYVSFDFPTPYQLGAAEKEVFAKGTWGGTFSDDFQPQPGDVVAHEHWGSSGFAHTDLDLQLKQHGIRRIVLIGLIANTCIEATGRFGMELGYHVTLVKDATAAFAQEGMHAAHALNGPTFAHAILTTEELLAQVG; encoded by the coding sequence ATGGGCTACGACGCCTCGACCACCGCCATTCTGCTGGTCGACCCCTACAACGACTTCCTCAGCGAGGGCGGCAAGATCTGGCCCCGCGTGAAGGCGGTCGCCGAGGAGGTGCACCTCCTCGACCACCTGCGGGAGGTGGTGGCGGCCGCACGCGCCCGGGACATGAAGATCGTCTTCGTGCCGCACCACCGCTGGGAGCCCGGCGACTACGTCTCCTTCGACTTCCCCACTCCCTACCAGCTCGGAGCGGCCGAGAAGGAGGTCTTCGCCAAGGGCACGTGGGGCGGCACGTTCAGCGACGACTTCCAGCCCCAGCCCGGAGACGTCGTCGCCCACGAGCACTGGGGGTCGAGCGGCTTCGCCCACACCGACCTCGATCTGCAGCTCAAGCAGCACGGCATCCGGCGCATCGTCCTGATCGGCCTGATCGCCAACACCTGCATCGAGGCGACCGGCCGCTTCGGCATGGAGCTGGGGTACCACGTCACCCTGGTCAAGGACGCCACCGCCGCCTTCGCCCAGGAGGGCATGCATGCCGCCCACGCCCTCAACGGCCCGACCTTCGCGCACGCGATCCTCACGACCGAGGAACTGCTTGCCCAGGTGGGGTGA
- a CDS encoding NUDIX hydrolase, translating to MDELVDQVDELDRVVGVVERGEAVRRRLLHRIATTVCRDPDGRFLVHRRAETMPRFPGQFDWMLGGAAGTGESYEEAAARELAEELGVRARPRFVLKFLCRGGISPYWLGLHEVVVTGPLRPDPEEIAWHAWATESELSAFAARDSFVPDAREALARYRDLAPNTPSASPSEARARRK from the coding sequence ATGGACGAACTGGTCGATCAGGTGGACGAGTTGGACCGAGTGGTGGGCGTGGTGGAGCGGGGCGAGGCCGTCCGGCGCCGGCTGCTGCACCGGATAGCGACGACCGTGTGCCGGGACCCCGACGGGCGGTTCCTCGTGCACCGCAGAGCCGAGACCATGCCCCGCTTTCCCGGACAGTTCGACTGGATGCTGGGCGGGGCCGCGGGCACCGGTGAGTCGTACGAGGAGGCCGCCGCACGGGAACTGGCCGAGGAGCTGGGGGTCAGGGCCCGGCCGCGCTTCGTGCTCAAGTTCCTGTGCCGGGGCGGGATCTCCCCCTACTGGCTGGGCCTGCACGAGGTCGTCGTCACGGGACCGCTCCGGCCGGATCCCGAGGAGATCGCCTGGCACGCGTGGGCGACGGAGTCCGAACTCTCCGCCTTCGCCGCCCGCGACTCCTTCGTCCCCGACGCCCGCGAGGCCCTGGCCCGCTATCGCGATCTCGCCCCGAACACCCCGAGCGCCTCCCCGTCCGAGGCCCGGGCCCGCAGGAAGTAG
- a CDS encoding FAD-binding and (Fe-S)-binding domain-containing protein, translating to MAGLEAELRRAVRGEVGFDVTSRALVTMDASNYRRVPRGVVAPRDADDVAAVLEVCRGHGVPVVARGGGTSIAGQATGTGVVLDFTRHMNRLVGLDPVTRTAVVQPGLVLDRLQEAAAPHGLRFGPDPSTHGRCTLGGMIGNNSCGSHSVAWGTTADNVRELDVLTARGRRLRPGRDWAGAPEGLRQLVEGELARLRTGFPDLPRRISGYALDALLPERGADVARAFCGSEGTLGILTEATVRLVDAPPARALAVLGYGGESAAAEAAAGLLRYGPLTVEGMAADLVPSPAGLPRGGAWLFVETGGGTAAEARARAEEIVRAADVLDALVVTDAAGQRALWRVREDASGTATRMPDGREAWPGWEDCAVPPARLGAYLRDFRALLTAHHLRGTPYGHFGDGCIHVRIDFDLVSEAGVARFRRFSEELADVVVAHGGSLSGEHGDGQARAELLPKMYGAELVALFERAKGVWDPDDLLNPGMLVRPAPLDTNLRFTVLPREPVPVAFGYPSDGGDFTAAVRRCVGVAKCRTTGPPGASVMCPSFRATGEEAHSTRGRARLLHEMLAGELVTDGWRSTEVRDALDLCLSCKGCRSDCPVGVDMATYKAEFLHHHYAGRRRPAAHYSMGWLPKWLGWAARTRTARLVNALASVGPLAALAKRLGGIAPERRIPRLAAQPFSRWERRQERGRPRERTEDVRVGRRPDVPERTAYLWPDTFTEHLSPSVGRAAVRVLEAAGVAVVPLPDRRRSRGLGAFPWGIRRARACCGLTYLSTGQLDRARAALRRTLDLLEPLLPPAETDPDPEPAPETEPADGPGYPPPFVVLEPSCAAALRADLPELLPDDPRAARLAARVLTFAEALDRLAPDWTPPRLDRPVTGQTHCHQHAVLGDAPDRRLREAAALTGDLVGGCCGLAGNFGFEKGHFEVSRTCAEEQLLPAVREAEPGTVVLADGFSCRTQLEQLAGVRGRHLAEVLAQALDGEGE from the coding sequence CTGGCGGGACTCGAGGCGGAACTGAGGCGCGCGGTCCGGGGTGAGGTCGGCTTCGACGTCACGTCCCGGGCCCTGGTCACCATGGACGCGTCCAACTACCGGCGGGTCCCGCGAGGGGTGGTGGCCCCCCGGGACGCGGACGACGTGGCGGCCGTCCTGGAGGTGTGCCGCGGCCACGGAGTGCCGGTGGTCGCGCGCGGCGGGGGCACGTCGATCGCGGGCCAGGCGACGGGCACGGGTGTGGTCCTGGACTTCACCCGTCACATGAACCGCCTGGTCGGCCTGGACCCGGTCACCCGGACGGCCGTCGTCCAGCCGGGTCTGGTCCTCGACCGCCTCCAGGAGGCCGCCGCCCCGCACGGCCTGCGCTTCGGCCCGGACCCCTCCACGCACGGCCGCTGCACGCTCGGCGGGATGATCGGCAACAACTCCTGCGGCTCGCACAGCGTGGCCTGGGGGACGACCGCGGACAACGTCCGGGAGCTGGACGTGCTCACCGCGCGGGGGCGGCGGCTGCGCCCGGGGCGGGACTGGGCCGGGGCGCCGGAGGGTCTGCGGCAGCTTGTCGAGGGGGAGTTGGCGCGGCTGCGCACGGGCTTCCCCGACCTCCCCCGCCGCATCTCCGGCTACGCCCTGGACGCCCTCCTCCCCGAGCGGGGCGCGGACGTCGCCCGCGCCTTCTGCGGCAGCGAGGGCACGCTGGGGATCCTCACGGAGGCGACCGTACGGCTCGTGGACGCGCCACCCGCGCGTGCGCTGGCGGTGCTCGGCTACGGCGGCGAGAGCGCGGCGGCGGAGGCGGCGGCCGGGCTGCTGCGGTACGGACCGCTCACCGTCGAGGGCATGGCGGCCGACCTGGTGCCGTCCCCGGCCGGCCTGCCCCGGGGCGGGGCCTGGCTGTTCGTCGAGACGGGCGGCGGGACGGCGGCGGAGGCACGCGCGCGTGCGGAGGAGATCGTCCGGGCCGCGGACGTCCTGGACGCCCTGGTCGTCACCGACGCGGCCGGGCAGCGCGCGCTGTGGCGTGTCCGCGAGGACGCCTCCGGCACGGCGACCCGGATGCCGGACGGCAGAGAGGCCTGGCCGGGCTGGGAGGACTGCGCGGTACCGCCGGCCCGCCTGGGCGCCTACCTGCGCGACTTCCGTGCCCTGCTGACGGCCCACCACCTGCGCGGCACGCCGTACGGCCACTTCGGCGACGGCTGCATCCACGTCCGCATCGACTTCGACCTGGTGAGCGAGGCGGGTGTGGCCCGCTTCCGGCGGTTCTCCGAGGAGCTGGCGGACGTGGTGGTGGCCCACGGCGGATCCCTGTCCGGGGAGCACGGGGACGGCCAGGCGCGGGCGGAACTGCTCCCGAAGATGTACGGCGCGGAGCTGGTGGCCCTGTTCGAGCGGGCGAAGGGCGTCTGGGACCCGGACGACCTCCTGAACCCGGGCATGCTGGTCCGGCCCGCGCCCCTGGACACGAACCTCCGCTTCACCGTCCTCCCGCGCGAGCCGGTGCCCGTGGCCTTCGGCTACCCGTCCGACGGCGGCGACTTCACCGCGGCCGTCCGCCGCTGCGTGGGCGTGGCGAAGTGCCGCACGACCGGGCCGCCCGGCGCCTCCGTCATGTGCCCGTCCTTCCGGGCCACGGGCGAGGAGGCACACTCCACGCGCGGCCGGGCCCGGCTGCTGCACGAGATGCTGGCGGGCGAACTGGTGACGGACGGCTGGCGCTCGACGGAGGTCCGCGACGCCCTCGACCTCTGCCTGTCCTGCAAGGGCTGCCGGTCGGACTGCCCGGTCGGGGTGGACATGGCGACGTACAAGGCGGAGTTCCTGCACCACCACTACGCGGGCAGGCGCCGGCCGGCCGCCCACTACAGCATGGGATGGCTGCCGAAGTGGCTGGGCTGGGCGGCCAGGACCCGCACGGCCCGGCTGGTCAACGCGCTCGCCTCGGTGGGGCCGCTGGCGGCGCTCGCCAAGCGGCTGGGCGGGATCGCTCCGGAGCGGCGGATCCCGCGCCTGGCGGCGCAGCCGTTCAGCCGCTGGGAGCGGCGCCAGGAGCGCGGGCGCCCACGGGAGCGGACGGAGGACGTGCGCGTGGGACGGCGGCCGGACGTCCCGGAACGGACCGCGTACCTGTGGCCGGACACGTTCACCGAGCACCTCTCGCCGTCCGTGGGCCGAGCAGCCGTGCGGGTCCTGGAGGCGGCGGGCGTGGCGGTCGTGCCGCTGCCGGACCGGCGGCGGTCGCGGGGCCTCGGGGCGTTCCCGTGGGGGATTCGCCGGGCGCGTGCCTGCTGTGGACTGACGTACCTGTCGACGGGCCAACTGGACCGGGCCCGCGCGGCGTTGCGCCGGACGCTGGACCTGCTGGAGCCGCTCCTGCCGCCGGCGGAGACGGACCCGGACCCGGAGCCGGCCCCGGAGACGGAGCCGGCCGACGGGCCCGGGTATCCGCCGCCGTTCGTCGTCCTGGAGCCCAGCTGTGCCGCGGCCCTCCGTGCCGACCTGCCCGAGCTGCTCCCGGACGACCCCCGGGCCGCCCGGCTCGCCGCGCGGGTGCTCACCTTCGCGGAGGCGCTGGACCGCCTGGCCCCCGACTGGACCCCGCCCCGCCTGGACCGCCCGGTCACCGGCCAGACCCACTGCCACCAGCACGCGGTCCTCGGTGACGCCCCCGACCGCCGCCTCCGCGAGGCCGCCGCCCTCACCGGCGACCTCGTCGGCGGCTGCTGCGGGCTGGCCGGCAACTTCGGCTTCGAGAAAGGTCACTTCGAGGTGTCGAGAACGTGCGCGGAGGAACAGCTCCTGCCCGCGGTGCGGGAGGCGGAGCCCGGCACGGTGGTCCTGGCCGACGGCTTCTCGTGCCGGACGCAGCTGGAACAGCTGGCGGGGGTGCGAGGGCGGCATCTGGCGGAGGTGCTGGCCCAGGCGCTGGACGGAGAGGGCGAGTGA
- the gcvH gene encoding glycine cleavage system protein GcvH: protein MSRVPADLRYTDEHEWIRTEADGSLTVGITDHAQNTLGDIVFFELPKVGLKVQVGDAIGVVESVKAASDIFSPLDGEIVAVNEEAVESPEEVNSDAYDTWLFRIKAKGGASSDGLLDAKAYRKLIGE, encoded by the coding sequence ATGTCCCGAGTGCCCGCCGATCTGCGCTACACCGACGAACACGAGTGGATCCGCACCGAGGCGGACGGCAGCCTGACCGTCGGCATCACCGACCACGCCCAGAACACGCTGGGTGACATCGTCTTCTTCGAGCTGCCCAAGGTCGGCTTGAAGGTCCAGGTGGGTGATGCCATCGGCGTGGTCGAGTCGGTCAAGGCCGCGTCCGACATCTTCAGCCCGCTGGACGGCGAGATCGTCGCGGTCAACGAGGAGGCCGTCGAGAGCCCCGAGGAAGTCAACTCCGACGCCTACGACACGTGGCTCTTCAGGATCAAGGCCAAGGGCGGGGCATCCTCCGACGGACTGCTCGACGCCAAGGCGTACCGGAAGCTCATCGGGGAGTGA
- a CDS encoding metallophosphoesterase, with protein sequence MTGGEAGLGRVAVLSDVHGVLPALEAVLAEPEVAAADRIVLTGDITAGPQPAETIDALRALGDRVLWLSGNADRELVEYRRGERAGIPDPIGPFAADALRDDQVDFLAALPGTATLAVRGLGRVLFCHATPRDDEEIVLVDSPLERWAEVLAAVPPDVGTVVCGHTHMPYLRLAHGRLVVNPGSVGMPYGRPGAHWCLLGPGADLRVTRYDVPAAVARLVAECAYPGIGEWADYFLRARASDGEALGVFGARSR encoded by the coding sequence GTGACGGGCGGCGAGGCCGGGCTGGGCCGGGTGGCGGTGCTCTCCGACGTCCACGGGGTGCTCCCGGCGCTGGAGGCGGTGCTCGCGGAGCCGGAGGTGGCGGCGGCCGACCGCATCGTCCTCACCGGCGACATCACGGCGGGCCCGCAGCCGGCCGAGACGATCGACGCGCTGCGCGCCCTGGGCGACCGGGTGCTGTGGCTGTCGGGGAACGCCGACCGGGAACTGGTGGAGTACCGCAGGGGAGAGCGCGCCGGGATCCCGGACCCGATAGGCCCGTTCGCGGCGGACGCGCTCCGGGACGACCAGGTCGACTTCCTCGCGGCGCTCCCCGGGACGGCCACCCTCGCGGTCCGGGGCCTCGGCCGCGTCCTCTTCTGCCACGCGACCCCGCGCGACGACGAGGAGATCGTCCTGGTCGACTCCCCGCTGGAGCGCTGGGCGGAGGTCCTCGCCGCCGTCCCGCCCGACGTCGGCACCGTGGTCTGCGGTCACACCCACATGCCCTACCTGCGTCTCGCCCACGGCCGCCTGGTCGTCAACCCCGGCAGCGTCGGCATGCCGTACGGCCGCCCCGGCGCCCACTGGTGCCTCCTCGGTCCCGGAGCGGACCTGCGCGTCACGCGGTACGACGTCCCGGCGGCCGTCGCCCGTCTCGTGGCGGAGTGCGCCTACCCCGGCATCGGGGAATGGGCCGACTACTTCCTGCGGGCCCGGGCCTCGGACGGGGAGGCGCTCGGGGTGTTCGGGGCGAGATCGCGATAG
- a CDS encoding MFS transporter, whose translation MSTGPGTPSAPAPTAPTTPAARKSSMFSSLKVRNYRLFFAGQVVSNIGTWMQRIAQDWLVLSLTGSATAVGVTTALQFLPMLLFGLYGGVLVDRLNKRRALLVTQTSMALTGIALALLTLSGHVQVWHVYLAAFAVGLATVVDNPARQSFVSEMVGPDQLQNAVSLNSANFQSARLVGPAVAGLMITGVGTGWAFLFNGLSFVAPLVGLLLMRARELHVVRRAPKGKGQLREGLRYVAGRPDLTWTIIMIGFVGTFGFNFPVYLSAFADGVFHAGAGSYSLFNTLMAVGSLAGALLAARRGTAKLRVMLAAAVAFGGLELVAATAPSLWLFSLLMVPIGMFGMTVNVTANTTVQMGTDPAMRGRVMALYMMVFMGGSPIGAPIAGWITDTYGVRAGLAVGGAIAAAAAIVIGLVLARVGNLRLSVGWHGGHPRVRFVPREQQEQLAPAA comes from the coding sequence TTGAGTACGGGACCCGGAACACCTTCCGCCCCCGCACCGACCGCCCCTACTACCCCCGCAGCCCGCAAGTCCTCGATGTTCAGCTCGCTGAAGGTCAGGAACTACCGGCTGTTCTTCGCCGGCCAGGTCGTCTCGAACATAGGCACCTGGATGCAGCGCATCGCGCAGGACTGGCTGGTCCTCAGCCTCACCGGCTCCGCGACCGCCGTCGGCGTCACCACCGCCCTGCAGTTCCTGCCGATGCTCCTCTTCGGCCTCTACGGCGGGGTCCTGGTCGACCGCCTCAACAAGCGGCGCGCCCTCCTCGTCACGCAGACGTCGATGGCCCTCACCGGCATCGCGCTGGCCCTGCTGACCCTCTCCGGCCACGTCCAGGTCTGGCACGTCTACCTCGCCGCCTTCGCCGTCGGCCTCGCCACGGTCGTCGACAACCCGGCCCGCCAGTCCTTCGTCTCCGAGATGGTCGGCCCGGACCAGCTGCAGAACGCGGTCAGCCTGAACTCCGCGAACTTCCAGTCCGCCCGCCTGGTCGGGCCGGCCGTCGCCGGCCTCATGATCACCGGCGTGGGCACCGGCTGGGCATTCCTCTTCAATGGCCTGTCCTTCGTCGCCCCGCTCGTCGGCCTGCTGCTGATGCGGGCGCGTGAGCTGCACGTGGTGCGGCGCGCCCCGAAGGGGAAGGGCCAGCTCAGAGAGGGCCTGCGCTATGTCGCCGGACGCCCGGACCTGACCTGGACCATCATCATGATCGGCTTCGTCGGCACCTTCGGCTTCAACTTCCCCGTCTACCTCTCCGCCTTCGCGGACGGCGTCTTCCACGCCGGTGCCGGTTCCTACAGCCTCTTCAACACCCTGATGGCCGTCGGCTCCCTGGCCGGTGCCCTCCTCGCGGCCCGACGCGGCACGGCCAAGCTGCGCGTGATGCTCGCGGCGGCGGTCGCCTTCGGCGGCCTGGAACTGGTGGCCGCGACCGCCCCCTCCCTCTGGCTCTTCTCCCTGCTCATGGTCCCGATCGGCATGTTCGGCATGACGGTCAACGTCACCGCCAACACCACCGTCCAGATGGGCACCGACCCGGCCATGCGAGGCCGGGTGATGGCCCTCTACATGATGGTGTTCATGGGCGGCTCGCCCATCGGCGCGCCCATCGCCGGCTGGATCACCGACACCTACGGCGTCCGGGCGGGCCTCGCCGTCGGCGGTGCGATCGCCGCGGCCGCGGCGATCGTCATCGGCCTGGTCCTCGCCCGGGTCGGCAACCTCCGCCTGTCGGTCGGCTGGCACGGCGGCCACCCGCGGGTCCGTTTCGTCCCGAGAGAGCAGCAGGAACAGCTCGCACCGGCGGCCTGA